In Thalassospira marina, the following are encoded in one genomic region:
- a CDS encoding RidA family protein, which produces MSNNQNPTSTHPEQRLAELGITLPPAPAPIANFVTHIQEGNLVFLSGQGPLDANGVLSKGKVGAGVSVQQAYDDARLTGINLLAVMKDALGDLGRVKRVVKLLGMVNAAPEFCDHPAVINGCSDLFNAVFGAKGVHARSAVGMGSLPNQITVEIEAIIALEDA; this is translated from the coding sequence ATGTCAAACAACCAGAACCCGACCAGCACCCACCCGGAACAGCGCCTGGCCGAACTGGGCATTACCCTGCCGCCTGCCCCGGCCCCGATTGCCAATTTCGTTACCCATATCCAGGAAGGAAACCTTGTTTTCCTGTCCGGCCAGGGGCCGCTTGATGCCAATGGCGTATTATCAAAAGGCAAGGTTGGCGCCGGTGTTTCGGTGCAACAGGCCTATGACGATGCCCGGCTTACCGGCATCAACCTTCTGGCTGTGATGAAAGATGCGCTGGGCGATCTTGGCCGGGTGAAGCGGGTTGTCAAACTGCTGGGCATGGTCAATGCTGCCCCTGAATTTTGCGACCACCCCGCCGTGATCAACGGCTGTTCGGACCTGTTTAACGCTGTGTTTGGCGCAAAGGGCGTACATGCCCGTTCTGCTGTTGGCATGGGGTCGCTTCCCAACCAGATCACCGTTGAAATCGAAGCCATCATCGCCCTTGAGGACGCATAA
- a CDS encoding aminotransferase class V-fold PLP-dependent enzyme, protein MSDDILSTLNLRHVINTSGTMTGLGASIVGQNAIQSVAGILGQFVEIDDLQRRASKTISELTGAEAGFITASCSAGITLSIAALMTGNDLGAIERLPDHANAKCNVIMQMGHMVNYGAPVDQAVRLSGAKVVPIGQATSASAFHLESAINENTLAALYVVSHHTVEYGQIPFKTFAAVAKKHNVPVIVDAASEYDLTGFIRDGADIALYSGHKFLGGPTSGIVAGRKDIVRNIYLQNRGIGRGMKVGKEGIAGAIAAMEAWKTRDHAAIRAREKQALDLWFETLDGRPGVAVRITPDPTHNPLDRLRIDIDSQAAHITAWDLVDRLASGTQPIVARDHEVEHGYFFLDPCNLQPGQEQIVAQRLGEELDAAQKSNDIIATPFEERSLKKERAILNWPD, encoded by the coding sequence ATGTCAGATGATATCCTCTCGACCCTCAATCTGCGGCACGTTATCAACACTTCGGGCACCATGACGGGGCTTGGTGCCTCGATTGTCGGGCAAAATGCCATTCAGTCCGTTGCCGGTATTCTGGGCCAGTTTGTTGAAATCGATGATCTGCAACGCCGGGCCAGCAAAACCATTTCCGAACTGACCGGGGCCGAAGCAGGCTTTATCACGGCGTCCTGTTCGGCAGGCATTACCCTGTCGATTGCCGCCCTTATGACGGGCAATGATCTGGGCGCGATCGAACGCCTGCCAGACCATGCAAATGCCAAATGCAACGTCATCATGCAGATGGGCCATATGGTGAATTACGGTGCACCGGTTGACCAGGCCGTGCGCCTTTCCGGTGCGAAGGTGGTGCCAATCGGCCAGGCCACCAGTGCATCGGCCTTCCACCTTGAAAGCGCGATCAACGAAAATACCCTTGCGGCCCTTTATGTCGTGTCGCACCACACGGTGGAATATGGGCAAATCCCGTTTAAAACCTTTGCTGCTGTCGCGAAAAAACACAATGTCCCGGTTATTGTGGACGCGGCATCGGAATATGATTTAACCGGATTTATCCGCGACGGCGCTGATATCGCGCTTTATTCCGGCCACAAGTTTTTGGGTGGTCCCACATCGGGTATCGTTGCCGGGCGCAAGGACATTGTTCGCAATATCTATTTGCAAAACCGTGGCATTGGCCGGGGCATGAAAGTGGGAAAGGAAGGCATTGCCGGTGCCATTGCCGCCATGGAAGCCTGGAAAACCCGTGACCATGCCGCCATTCGCGCCCGCGAAAAACAGGCGCTGGATTTATGGTTTGAAACCCTGGATGGCCGCCCCGGCGTTGCCGTTCGCATTACCCCGGATCCGACCCACAACCCGCTGGACCGCCTGCGCATCGATATCGACAGCCAGGCCGCCCATATCACGGCGTGGGATCTGGTTGACAGGCTGGCATCGGGCACACAGCCAATTGTTGCGCGCGACCACGAAGTTGAACATGGCTATTTCTTCCTGGACCCCTGCAACCTGCAGCCAGGCCAGGAACAGATCGTTGCCCAACGCCTTGGCGAAGAACTTGATGCCGCGCAAAAATCAAACGACATCATCGCGACCCCGTTTGAAGAACGCAGCCTGAAAAAAGAACGGGCCATCCTGAACTGGCCCGATTGA
- a CDS encoding IclR family transcriptional regulator, whose protein sequence is MPSAATKAAADAPMAEPKRRSRTSGIDRILQILDFLQAIEKPATAYEIAHGIGAPLSTIYTIVEDLVGKNLLLRQKDGSLWLGPRLYYYGLTYSRRLDLLGVANAEMHELSQKSGETVQICGRDNDMMVVLAMEEGRDHFQVTSRVGTRTPLNWTASGRLLVGHLAQNEQVDIFTRCAKNSPTGRAEIDPVTLSQKAAQALANRLSIQAGESDFSVACIASPICNPQGECLATISIVVPDIKVNQSEPDLVGLVKESAKRIESRLGWA, encoded by the coding sequence ATGCCCTCAGCCGCGACAAAGGCCGCCGCAGACGCCCCAATGGCTGAACCCAAACGCCGGTCCCGCACCAGCGGGATTGACCGTATCCTTCAGATCCTTGATTTCCTGCAGGCGATTGAAAAACCGGCAACGGCCTATGAAATCGCCCATGGTATCGGTGCACCACTTTCGACCATTTACACCATCGTCGAAGACCTGGTGGGGAAAAACCTGTTGCTGCGGCAAAAGGATGGTTCCCTTTGGCTGGGGCCGCGCCTTTATTATTATGGCCTGACCTATTCGCGCCGGTTGGATCTTTTGGGTGTTGCCAATGCCGAAATGCACGAACTTTCGCAAAAATCAGGCGAAACCGTTCAGATCTGCGGGCGCGATAACGACATGATGGTGGTTCTGGCGATGGAAGAAGGCCGCGATCATTTTCAGGTTACATCGCGGGTTGGAACACGCACGCCCCTAAACTGGACGGCATCGGGACGATTGCTTGTCGGGCATCTGGCGCAAAACGAACAGGTCGATATTTTCACCCGTTGCGCCAAAAATTCCCCCACCGGCCGGGCCGAAATTGACCCCGTCACCCTATCACAAAAGGCGGCACAGGCCCTTGCCAACCGGCTGTCCATTCAGGCAGGTGAGTCCGATTTTTCGGTTGCCTGTATTGCCTCGCCCATTTGCAATCCGCAGGGTGAATGCCTGGCAACCATTTCCATTGTCGTCCCCGACATCAAGGTCAATCAAAGCGAGCCTGATCTGGTCGGGCTGGTAAAGGAAAGTGCCAAACGCATCGAAAGCAGGCTTGGCTGGGCATAA
- a CDS encoding cupin domain-containing protein: protein MLKSLLLAVCLLVTATFTAQADDAKSKNAKVTVVYEHELPNVPGKSIKGVLVEYGPGGYSPAHTHAPSAFIYATVLEGAITSQVNGGPVTTYQAGENFSENPGDHHAVSRNASDSKPARLLAVFVVNTTDENLTTAD from the coding sequence ATGCTGAAATCACTGTTGCTGGCCGTGTGCCTGCTGGTTACTGCGACATTTACGGCCCAGGCCGATGATGCCAAATCGAAAAATGCCAAAGTCACGGTCGTATACGAACACGAATTGCCCAATGTGCCGGGCAAAAGCATCAAGGGCGTTTTGGTTGAATATGGTCCGGGTGGTTATTCCCCGGCGCATACCCATGCCCCGTCGGCCTTTATTTATGCCACCGTGCTGGAAGGTGCGATTACCAGCCAGGTGAATGGCGGTCCTGTCACCACCTATCAGGCCGGTGAAAACTTTTCGGAAAATCCCGGTGACCATCATGCTGTCAGCCGCAATGCCAGCGACAGCAAACCGGCACGGTTACTGGCGGTTTTTGTGGTTAATACAACAGATGAAAATCTGACCACGGCAGATTAA
- a CDS encoding SDR family oxidoreductase, translating to MKIVVIGGTGLIGAKTVALLNQRGHDVIAASPGTGVNALTGEGLDIALNGADVVVDVANSPSFEDDAVMAFFTRAGANLRGAIERAGVKHHVVLSVVGTSNLLESGYFRAKQAQEDMVRAGKTPFTIVHSTQFFEFLPGIAAAGFDGQSVRLSNAGIQPITSGDVAGFVADIALSAPANGTLEIAGPQVFGMCDLIESHMVAINDPRPVICDADAPYFGVRLSQNSLLPQSTALLGATPYHEWLSRFVSLKTA from the coding sequence ATGAAAATTGTTGTTATTGGCGGGACGGGCCTGATCGGGGCAAAAACCGTCGCCCTTTTAAATCAGCGTGGCCATGATGTGATTGCAGCATCGCCGGGAACCGGTGTGAATGCCCTGACCGGCGAGGGGCTGGATATTGCGTTAAATGGCGCGGATGTGGTTGTTGACGTTGCCAATTCCCCATCCTTTGAAGATGACGCGGTTATGGCGTTTTTTACCCGCGCCGGGGCCAATTTGCGAGGTGCCATCGAACGGGCCGGGGTGAAACACCATGTTGTTTTATCGGTCGTGGGTACATCGAACCTGCTTGAAAGCGGGTATTTCCGGGCCAAACAGGCCCAGGAAGATATGGTTCGCGCCGGTAAAACCCCCTTTACCATCGTGCATTCAACCCAGTTTTTTGAATTTCTGCCTGGTATCGCTGCAGCCGGTTTTGACGGGCAATCGGTGCGGTTATCCAATGCTGGTATCCAGCCGATTACATCGGGCGATGTTGCCGGTTTTGTGGCTGATATTGCCCTGTCTGCCCCTGCCAATGGCACGCTTGAAATTGCCGGGCCACAGGTATTTGGCATGTGTGATCTGATCGAAAGTCACATGGTGGCAATTAACGATCCCCGCCCGGTCATATGCGATGCGGATGCGCCCTATTTCGGGGTGCGGTTATCGCAAAATTCCCTGTTGCCCCAATCCACGGCCCTGCTGGGGGCGACCCCCTATCATGAATGGCTGTCGCGGTTTGTATCGCTGAAAACTGCCTGA
- a CDS encoding LysR family transcriptional regulator — protein MDTTALAVTYQVLALGGVRAAARALKRSPGSIAAAVSRLEGQIAVPLTQKAGNGLSLTLEARRLTPDFEMANTLIGEMAALVMLGPSALPQMPGIGKTDTKPNDVTKAKSADRSAAKGKTAPKTTGRTESFDALPPTISMVALARFILVVRTGSIRRAAREIGIGQPQLTRQMSHLESQIGQALLVRSCDGVLTSAVGSRFLAIAEQLDEVWLRLSNTANDRFRRMAATSRLGSVTPLGYESETARLLATLVASWLREHPQRPLFVSTTTAEELLAGLKSGLFDVAVLDTDTKPSDLGGQTISRSSLVLAGSSALIGMPDHDVARVLTSFPIAVPSLRTGLRHKIANAIADVIPEESQHKINMIEVDSIPVIVNLILQHEFITILPEFAVHNIGAPLVYTRMPVNHDLSLSLVWPNNAAAKTLAMSVLEILGFPRPASLS, from the coding sequence ATGGATACAACGGCGCTGGCAGTGACCTATCAGGTGCTGGCACTGGGTGGGGTCAGGGCGGCGGCACGGGCGTTAAAACGGTCGCCGGGCAGCATTGCCGCGGCGGTTTCCAGGCTGGAAGGGCAAATCGCCGTACCGCTGACGCAAAAGGCGGGCAACGGCCTTTCGCTTACGCTTGAGGCACGGCGCCTGACGCCCGATTTTGAAATGGCAAACACCCTGATTGGCGAAATGGCCGCCCTTGTTATGCTAGGACCAAGTGCGCTGCCGCAAATGCCAGGCATAGGCAAAACGGACACCAAGCCGAACGACGTTACAAAGGCCAAATCAGCGGACAGGAGCGCCGCAAAAGGCAAAACCGCACCAAAAACCACAGGCAGAACGGAAAGTTTCGATGCTTTGCCCCCCACCATCAGCATGGTGGCGCTGGCGCGGTTTATTTTGGTGGTGCGCACTGGCAGCATTCGCCGTGCCGCGCGCGAAATTGGCATTGGGCAGCCGCAATTAACCCGGCAAATGTCCCATCTTGAAAGCCAGATCGGGCAGGCATTGCTGGTACGGTCGTGCGACGGGGTTTTGACAAGTGCTGTTGGCAGCCGCTTTCTGGCGATTGCCGAACAACTGGATGAAGTCTGGCTGCGCCTGTCAAACACGGCGAATGACAGGTTTCGTCGCATGGCGGCAACATCACGGTTAGGGTCGGTTACGCCGCTGGGTTATGAAAGTGAAACGGCGCGTCTGCTGGCAACGCTGGTGGCAAGCTGGCTGCGCGAACATCCGCAACGGCCATTATTTGTTTCAACCACCACGGCCGAGGAATTGCTCGCAGGGCTGAAAAGTGGCCTGTTTGATGTTGCCGTGCTTGATACCGACACCAAACCATCCGATCTGGGTGGGCAGACGATTTCGCGGTCGTCGCTGGTTCTGGCGGGGTCCAGCGCATTGATCGGCATGCCAGACCATGACGTGGCACGGGTTTTAACCAGTTTTCCCATTGCCGTGCCCAGCCTGCGTACCGGGTTGCGCCACAAAATTGCCAACGCGATTGCCGATGTGATCCCCGAAGAAAGCCAGCATAAAATCAATATGATCGAGGTGGATTCAATCCCTGTGATCGTGAACCTGATTTTGCAGCATGAATTTATCACCATTTTACCGGAATTTGCCGTTCATAATATTGGTGCGCCGCTGGTTTATACGCGTATGCCAGTTAATCACGATCTTTCATTGTCACTGGTATGGCCCAATAATGCGGCGGCGAAAACCCTTGCCATGTCGGTTCTGGAAATACTTGGTTTTCCAAGGCCTGCATCGCTTTCCTAG